In Acidobacteriota bacterium, one DNA window encodes the following:
- a CDS encoding FAD-dependent oxidoreductase has product MLVNEAFDVAVVGSGFAGSLFALVARRAGRSVVLLEKGAHPRFAIGESSSPLANLLLEEIAARFELPRLLPLTTWGTWRRTYPEIGCGLKRGFTFYLHEEGQRFGGAPDRSDQLLVAASPNDAVADTHWYRPDFDQFLVREAEAEGAAYRDRSRLAAVSREADGWRLEGDRLGEPFSIRARFLVDASGRDTALSAALSCGDAPPAGLPATQGLFTHFTDVKRLDAMRDFAGFAAPPYPVDDAAVHHVFRGGWIWVLRFSNGITSAGVAAEDDLARDLRLEEGEPAWQRLLARFPSVRSQFVEARAALPFVHAPRLGFRRARAAGDGWALLPSAAAFADPILSMGFPLALLGIQRLGLALAGDWGTPRFGERVADYGEATLAEADAAARLVGALYATFDDFPLFVELTKLYFAAASFSESARRLGKVHLANSFLLTRNPAYGPALRRICDAARQPLDPDARARLIEDVARTIAPFDVAGLGDTSRRNWFPVEADDLRRAAPKLGATPAEVESLLTASGFAG; this is encoded by the coding sequence TTGCTCGTGAACGAAGCCTTCGACGTCGCGGTCGTGGGGTCGGGGTTCGCCGGCTCGCTCTTCGCGCTCGTCGCGCGACGCGCGGGGCGGTCGGTGGTGCTCCTCGAGAAAGGGGCTCACCCGCGCTTCGCGATCGGCGAGTCGTCTTCCCCGCTCGCGAATCTCCTCCTCGAGGAGATCGCGGCACGCTTCGAGCTGCCCCGCCTCCTGCCTCTCACGACGTGGGGGACCTGGCGCCGCACCTACCCGGAGATCGGCTGCGGCCTCAAGCGAGGCTTCACGTTCTACCTGCACGAGGAGGGGCAGCGCTTCGGCGGCGCCCCCGACCGGAGCGACCAGCTCCTCGTCGCCGCGAGCCCGAACGACGCCGTCGCGGACACGCACTGGTACCGGCCGGACTTCGACCAGTTCCTCGTGCGCGAGGCCGAGGCCGAGGGCGCGGCGTACCGCGACCGGTCGCGCCTCGCGGCCGTCTCGCGCGAGGCAGACGGCTGGCGGCTCGAGGGCGACCGGCTCGGCGAGCCGTTCTCGATTCGCGCGCGCTTCCTCGTCGACGCCTCGGGCCGCGACACGGCCCTCTCCGCGGCGCTGAGCTGCGGGGACGCCCCGCCGGCTGGCCTGCCGGCGACGCAGGGGCTGTTCACGCACTTCACGGACGTCAAGCGGCTGGACGCGATGCGGGATTTCGCGGGGTTCGCCGCTCCGCCCTACCCCGTCGACGACGCGGCGGTCCACCACGTCTTCCGCGGCGGCTGGATCTGGGTGCTGCGCTTCTCGAACGGGATCACGAGCGCCGGCGTCGCGGCCGAGGACGACCTCGCGCGCGACCTGCGCCTCGAGGAGGGCGAGCCCGCCTGGCAGCGCCTGCTGGCGCGCTTTCCCAGCGTCCGCTCCCAGTTCGTGGAGGCCCGAGCCGCGCTTCCGTTCGTCCACGCGCCCCGTCTCGGGTTCCGGCGCGCGCGGGCCGCCGGCGACGGGTGGGCCCTGCTGCCGTCGGCCGCCGCGTTCGCCGACCCGATCCTCTCGATGGGTTTCCCGCTCGCGCTCCTGGGCATCCAGCGTCTCGGCCTCGCGCTCGCAGGAGACTGGGGCACGCCGCGCTTCGGAGAACGCGTCGCGGACTACGGCGAGGCCACGCTCGCCGAGGCCGATGCGGCCGCGCGCCTCGTCGGCGCCCTCTACGCGACGTTCGACGACTTCCCGCTCTTCGTGGAGCTCACGAAGCTCTACTTCGCGGCGGCGAGCTTCTCGGAATCCGCGCGGCGCCTCGGGAAAGTGCACCTCGCGAATTCGTTCCTGCTGACGAGGAATCCCGCCTACGGGCCCGCCCTCCGCCGAATCTGCGACGCGGCCCGCCAGCCGCTCGATCCGGACGCCCGCGCGCGCCTCATCGAAGACGTCGCGCGCACGATCGCGCCCTTCGACGTCGCCGGCCTCGGCGACACGTCCCGCCGCAACTGGTTCCCCGTCGAGGCCGACGACCTCCGCCGGGCCGCGCCGAAACTCGGCGCGACACCGGCCGAGGTCGAGAGTCTCCTCACGGCGTCGGGATTCGCCGGCTAG
- a CDS encoding radical SAM protein, protein MSRPKKNAVDAHRPYGFFVEEEPAAPGVPVPVATIFLTNKECAYRCTMCDLWKNTLDGPTPQGAVPEQIRWALERLPAARRIKLYNAGSFFDRAAIPVEDHAAIAELVRGFERVVVECHPDLVGDNVLRFRDLLAGPQLEVAVGLETANEQALEKLNKRMTVGEFETCTRRLVSHGIPVRSFVLLGVPFLRKEEWGAATRASIDVSFRAGAEIVSLIPTRMGNGTLEELQRTGDFTPPTLRDLEMALEDFLEGEEGKGRAAGARGMVLADLWNADALPAPACCAAARIERLRAMNTFQRNLPLPRPRPRPLSPLPSCPTCS, encoded by the coding sequence GTGAGCCGGCCGAAGAAGAACGCCGTCGACGCCCACCGTCCGTACGGCTTCTTCGTGGAGGAGGAGCCCGCAGCCCCCGGGGTGCCGGTGCCGGTTGCGACGATCTTCCTGACGAACAAGGAGTGCGCGTACCGCTGCACGATGTGCGACCTCTGGAAGAACACGCTCGACGGCCCGACGCCGCAGGGCGCGGTCCCCGAGCAGATCCGGTGGGCGCTCGAACGGCTTCCCGCGGCGCGCCGGATCAAGCTCTACAACGCGGGGAGCTTCTTCGACCGCGCGGCGATCCCCGTGGAGGACCATGCCGCGATCGCGGAGCTCGTCCGCGGCTTTGAGCGCGTCGTCGTCGAGTGCCACCCGGACCTCGTCGGCGACAACGTCCTGCGCTTCCGCGACCTCCTCGCGGGGCCCCAGCTCGAGGTAGCTGTCGGGCTCGAGACGGCGAACGAACAGGCGCTCGAGAAGCTCAACAAGCGGATGACAGTCGGCGAATTCGAGACGTGCACCCGCCGTCTCGTCTCGCACGGCATCCCGGTGCGCAGCTTCGTCCTGCTTGGAGTTCCTTTTCTTAGAAAGGAAGAGTGGGGGGCGGCGACGCGCGCGAGTATCGACGTCTCGTTCCGGGCGGGCGCGGAGATCGTCTCGCTCATTCCGACGCGGATGGGCAACGGGACGCTGGAAGAACTTCAGCGAACCGGCGATTTCACGCCTCCGACTCTTCGCGATCTCGAAATGGCGCTGGAAGATTTCTTAGAAGGTGAAGAGGGAAAGGGCCGCGCGGCCGGCGCGCGGGGAATGGTTCTCGCCGACCTGTGGAATGCGGACGCGCTCCCGGCGCCTGCATGCTGTGCAGCCGCCCGCATCGAGCGCCTTCGCGCCATGAACACCTTTCAAAGAAATCTTCCTCTTCCTCGTCCTCGTCCTCGTCCTCTTTCTCCTCTCCCCTCTTGTCCCACTTGCTCGTGA
- a CDS encoding asparagine synthetase B family protein — protein MSQPVAKVVDLTDPTLTSLRGTSLEDARARVARGDAEGVAALDGSYALVGVDGIAVRLARSMDRPLRYFLAKEAAGPVLVVADRIDAIQRWLGEHGHADQFHPSYTRMVPAHHLATVRLVGCPDPEPSYVRTFTPERNALPGDLDAIGRLYVSALADEIAGWIERVPANAPLGVCFSGGIDSGAVFLVTHHVLRKLGMSPARLKAFTLTLGEGPDLAQARAFLDALDMGFFLEPVEADAASLDPFEAVRVIEDYKPLDVESATMAIALLSGIRARYPEWTHLLDGDGGDENLKDYPIEENPELTIRSVVNNLMLYQEGWGVGSLKHSQTYTGGQSRSYARTYAPLRLFGFTGFSPFTRPRVVAVAEGIPFADLTRGSVEKLYALKGEIVARGVAAVTGLPMPVFPKRRFQHGAGGAAVHAQRFPHGEARYRRALIEAFAGAA, from the coding sequence ATGTCCCAGCCCGTCGCCAAGGTCGTCGATCTGACCGATCCCACGCTCACGTCCCTCCGCGGAACGTCCCTCGAGGACGCCCGCGCGCGCGTCGCCCGGGGGGACGCCGAGGGTGTGGCCGCCCTCGACGGCTCGTATGCGCTCGTCGGCGTGGACGGAATCGCCGTTCGCCTCGCGCGCTCGATGGACCGGCCGCTGCGCTACTTCCTCGCCAAGGAGGCCGCGGGCCCCGTCCTCGTCGTCGCGGACCGGATCGACGCCATCCAGCGCTGGCTCGGCGAGCACGGCCACGCGGACCAGTTCCACCCGAGCTACACCCGGATGGTCCCGGCCCACCACCTCGCGACCGTGCGCCTCGTCGGCTGCCCGGATCCCGAGCCGTCCTACGTGCGGACCTTCACGCCCGAGCGCAACGCCCTGCCGGGCGACCTCGACGCGATCGGCCGCCTCTACGTCTCGGCGCTCGCGGACGAGATCGCGGGCTGGATCGAGCGCGTGCCCGCGAACGCGCCGCTCGGAGTCTGCTTCTCGGGCGGAATCGACAGCGGCGCCGTCTTCCTCGTGACCCATCACGTTCTCAGAAAGCTCGGCATGAGCCCGGCGCGCCTCAAGGCGTTCACGCTCACGCTCGGCGAGGGGCCCGATCTCGCGCAGGCCCGTGCGTTTCTCGACGCGCTCGACATGGGCTTCTTCCTCGAGCCGGTCGAGGCCGACGCCGCCTCGCTGGATCCCTTCGAAGCGGTCCGCGTCATCGAGGACTACAAGCCGCTCGACGTCGAGTCCGCGACGATGGCGATCGCGCTCCTCTCCGGAATCCGCGCGCGCTACCCCGAATGGACGCACCTCCTCGACGGCGACGGCGGCGACGAGAACCTCAAGGACTACCCGATCGAGGAGAACCCCGAGCTCACGATCCGGAGCGTCGTGAACAACCTCATGCTGTACCAGGAAGGCTGGGGCGTGGGGTCGCTCAAGCACTCGCAGACCTACACGGGCGGGCAGAGCCGCTCCTACGCGCGCACGTACGCGCCTCTCCGGCTCTTCGGCTTCACGGGCTTCAGTCCGTTCACGCGCCCGCGCGTCGTCGCGGTGGCGGAAGGGATCCCGTTCGCGGACCTCACGCGGGGCAGCGTCGAGAAGCTCTACGCGCTGAAGGGCGAGATCGTCGCGCGAGGCGTCGCGGCCGTCACGGGGCTGCCTATGCCCGTATTCCCGAAGCGCCGCTTCCAGCACGGCGCCGGCGGCGCGGCCGTCCACGCGCAGCGTTTTCCGCACGGCGAGGCCCGCTACCGCCGCGCCCTGATCGAGGCGTTCGCGGGAGCCGCGTGA
- a CDS encoding ATP-binding cassette domain-containing protein: MLEVQGLSKSFYGTPAVEDVSFRVETGEILGFLGPNGAGKTTTMRMITGFLPPTAGRVLLADVDVTEKPLEAKRELGYLPETLALYPEMRVREYVAFRAALCGVPSARRKARVDEAIQKCFVDDVASKPIGNLSKGYRQRVGLAGALVHGPKVLVLDEPTVGLDPRQIVKVRDLIRDLRKDHTILLSTHILPEVEVLCDRVLIIDRGRIVAAGTPDTLRHDLSQAPAVTLVLKGEVSEADAVLRQLPGVTRAARIGAGGETRVSLAGAPGSDLRESVFREVLTRGWTLLELTPRQASLEDVFVRLVSRDNTEEDTLPGVDSSNDTPALGTEAPQ, encoded by the coding sequence ATGCTCGAAGTTCAGGGACTTTCAAAATCGTTTTACGGGACGCCCGCCGTCGAGGACGTGAGCTTCCGCGTCGAGACGGGCGAGATCCTCGGTTTCCTCGGCCCGAACGGCGCCGGGAAGACGACCACGATGCGCATGATCACGGGCTTCCTGCCGCCCACGGCGGGGCGCGTGCTCCTCGCGGACGTGGACGTCACGGAGAAGCCGCTCGAGGCCAAGCGCGAGCTCGGCTATCTGCCGGAAACGCTCGCGCTGTACCCGGAGATGCGCGTGAGGGAGTACGTCGCGTTCCGCGCCGCGCTCTGCGGCGTGCCGTCCGCCCGGCGGAAGGCGCGCGTGGACGAGGCGATCCAGAAGTGCTTCGTGGACGACGTCGCGTCGAAACCCATCGGCAACCTCTCGAAGGGCTACCGGCAGCGCGTCGGACTCGCGGGCGCGCTCGTCCACGGGCCGAAGGTCCTCGTCCTCGACGAGCCCACCGTCGGCCTCGACCCGCGGCAGATCGTCAAGGTGCGCGACCTGATCCGCGACCTGAGGAAGGACCACACGATCCTCCTGTCGACGCACATCCTTCCCGAGGTCGAGGTCCTCTGCGACCGCGTCCTCATCATCGACCGCGGACGGATCGTCGCCGCCGGCACGCCCGACACGCTCCGCCACGACCTGTCGCAGGCGCCGGCCGTCACGCTCGTGCTCAAGGGCGAGGTTTCCGAGGCCGACGCGGTCCTGCGCCAGCTCCCGGGCGTCACGCGCGCGGCGCGCATCGGCGCGGGCGGCGAGACGCGCGTCTCGCTCGCGGGCGCCCCGGGTTCCGACCTGCGCGAGAGCGTCTTCCGCGAGGTCCTGACGCGCGGCTGGACGCTTCTCGAGCTCACGCCGCGCCAGGCTTCGCTCGAGGACGTCTTCGTGCGCCTCGTGTCGCGCGACAACACCGAGGAAGACACGCTGCCGGGAGTCGATTCGAGCAACGACACGCCGGCCCTCGGAACGGAGGCCCCCCAGTGA
- a CDS encoding ABC transporter permease, with product MSALKAFFAIVKREFFSYFVSPLAYVVLTAFLLIQGYTFYLIVLALNQPETPRTALMSLFFTSVFYWIFMMLISSVIAMRLLSEERKTGSIEALLTAPVSEATVVAGKFAAGWCFFLFLWLPTVLYPVLLSRFGTLDWGPIASGYLGIALVGALFISAGTFASALTKNQIVAAIVGFVFILGVFIVGVFRDFVMDPAWRDALSYLNLLEHMDDFSRGIVDTRRLLYVASTVFFFLFLSTRALEANKGR from the coding sequence GTGAGCGCGCTCAAGGCGTTCTTCGCGATCGTGAAGCGGGAGTTCTTCTCCTACTTCGTCTCGCCCCTCGCCTACGTCGTGCTGACGGCGTTCCTGCTCATCCAGGGCTACACGTTCTACCTGATCGTCCTCGCCCTGAACCAGCCGGAAACGCCGCGGACGGCGCTCATGTCGCTCTTCTTCACGAGCGTCTTTTACTGGATCTTCATGATGCTGATCTCGTCCGTCATCGCGATGCGCCTCCTCTCCGAGGAGCGCAAGACGGGCTCGATCGAAGCGCTTCTGACCGCGCCCGTCTCCGAGGCGACCGTCGTCGCCGGCAAGTTCGCGGCCGGCTGGTGCTTCTTCCTCTTCCTGTGGCTCCCGACGGTCCTCTACCCGGTCCTCCTCTCGCGGTTCGGGACGCTCGACTGGGGCCCGATCGCGTCCGGCTATCTCGGGATCGCGCTCGTCGGCGCGCTGTTCATCTCCGCGGGCACGTTCGCGTCGGCCCTGACGAAGAACCAGATCGTCGCGGCGATCGTCGGGTTCGTCTTCATCCTCGGCGTCTTCATCGTCGGCGTCTTCCGGGACTTCGTCATGGACCCGGCCTGGCGCGACGCCCTGTCGTACCTGAACCTCCTCGAGCACATGGACGACTTCTCGCGCGGGATCGTCGACACCCGCCGCCTTCTCTACGTCGCCTCGACCGTCTTCTTCTTCCTTTTCCTCTCGACGCGCGCCCTCGAAGCGAACAAGGGGCGCTGA
- a CDS encoding GldG family protein, which translates to MTTVTPSTRNTFRATLALSVVLGLGILVLVNYIGSRRYARFDWTTSGLYSLSEKTRNVLRDLKTPVQVTVFMTPGTPLYPEVDELLKRYKAAAPMLTVETLDPTRNLVRAKQLVDEFGVKSSTVVFRSGDRKKYVSGEQLAELDYSRARMGGEPGIKAFKGEQEFTSAILAVTQQKTPKVVFTTGHGERRFDSPRAKDGFSEAAESLKNDNCTVEEWASLGAADVPAGTDLVVVAGPRTAFTEPERAALKRYLDAGGRALFMLDVELTPGSPALSDFGLNPLLGTMGLTLDGDVVLDPKNALPLMGPETVFAKSFRPHPVTRLLTGSAVVFPLARSVSVAAAPAPGWTATPLVETSADGWGETDIRELQKTGRPAKDEKDVKGPVCLVAAAESSGAAAGQETKRRARVVVFGDSDWVSNGGIANAANRLLLTSAANWALEREALVAIPPKNADQVAVTLSKRDVGLIAFFVLLLLPAAAVGLGLAIWVRRRR; encoded by the coding sequence ATGACGACCGTGACGCCCTCCACCCGCAACACGTTCCGCGCGACGCTCGCGCTCTCCGTCGTCCTCGGGCTCGGGATCCTCGTCCTGGTGAATTACATCGGCTCGCGCCGCTACGCGCGCTTCGACTGGACGACGAGCGGGCTCTATTCCCTCTCGGAGAAGACGCGCAACGTCCTCAGGGACCTCAAGACGCCCGTCCAGGTCACGGTCTTCATGACGCCCGGGACGCCGCTCTACCCGGAGGTCGACGAGCTCCTCAAGCGCTACAAGGCCGCCGCGCCGATGCTCACGGTCGAGACGCTCGACCCGACGCGCAATCTCGTGCGGGCCAAGCAGCTCGTCGACGAATTCGGCGTCAAGAGCAGCACGGTCGTCTTCCGATCCGGAGACCGGAAGAAGTACGTCTCGGGGGAGCAGCTCGCCGAGCTGGACTACTCGCGCGCCCGGATGGGCGGAGAGCCCGGGATCAAGGCGTTCAAGGGCGAGCAGGAATTCACGTCCGCGATCCTCGCCGTCACGCAGCAGAAGACCCCGAAGGTCGTCTTCACGACGGGCCACGGCGAGCGGCGCTTCGACTCGCCGCGCGCCAAGGACGGATTCTCCGAGGCCGCCGAGTCCCTCAAGAACGACAACTGCACCGTGGAGGAGTGGGCGTCGCTGGGCGCCGCCGACGTCCCCGCGGGCACGGACCTCGTGGTCGTCGCGGGGCCGCGCACCGCGTTCACCGAGCCCGAGCGAGCCGCGCTCAAGCGGTACCTCGACGCCGGCGGGCGCGCGCTTTTCATGCTGGACGTCGAGCTGACGCCCGGGAGCCCGGCCCTCTCCGACTTCGGCCTCAACCCGCTCCTCGGCACGATGGGCCTGACGCTCGACGGCGACGTCGTTCTCGACCCGAAGAACGCGCTCCCTCTCATGGGGCCCGAGACGGTGTTCGCGAAGTCGTTCCGCCCGCACCCCGTGACGCGGCTCCTGACCGGCTCGGCCGTCGTCTTTCCGCTCGCGCGCTCCGTGAGCGTGGCCGCGGCGCCCGCTCCCGGCTGGACGGCGACGCCGCTCGTCGAGACGTCCGCCGACGGCTGGGGCGAGACGGACATTCGGGAGCTCCAGAAGACGGGCCGGCCCGCGAAGGACGAGAAGGACGTGAAGGGGCCCGTGTGCCTCGTCGCGGCCGCCGAGTCGTCCGGCGCGGCGGCCGGGCAGGAAACGAAGAGGCGCGCCCGTGTCGTCGTCTTCGGGGATTCGGACTGGGTTTCGAACGGCGGCATCGCGAACGCCGCGAACCGCCTTCTCCTGACGTCGGCCGCGAACTGGGCGCTCGAGCGCGAGGCGCTCGTGGCGATCCCGCCGAAGAACGCCGACCAGGTCGCCGTCACCCTCTCGAAACGGGACGTCGGGCTCATCGCCTTCTTCGTCCTTCTCCTCCTGCCCGCGGCCGCGGTCGGGCTGGGTCTCGCGATCTGGGTGCGGAGGCGCCGCTAG
- a CDS encoding DUF4340 domain-containing protein: protein MSTRKLLVLTGIFVALLAFVVFFESKQPTSTERAKAAKRLADFKAEDVVSVTLERPDLPKVELVRKEKGRWTVANAPASPADGFGADALVSDLGRLEVVGETRTAFDPKELGLDAPKAKATLVFLDKSTKVFSFGAPIPGTDAVAAAAGPVFGAVKQAPLAALTKPVDEYRSKQLFDVAVGDVTRVSVTRGPNTVVVARSAKAASGAPGAWRLEKPVADLASDSFVDRLLGDLAGARVLEFPSLADADLPRVGLAPAVATVVLEKGAEKVATIGFGAEKAEGSGGRMYAKVGSLAVVIDDRVREDLDKELSAYRESRVAPVDTFTLRKVAFSADDLRAGADRVDGAWRSAGKPVTALHAEGLAAVLGRAEGRGFVPAKPGKPAPEKALATVDLAGEAEGTARTATFFAAPAGSAAGLVAVHVTGRPERILVEKTVLEEIRREAAALRDEAEGKSKETKKVRAPAPEPTAAPGGLVRPPPVR, encoded by the coding sequence ATGTCGACGCGGAAACTGCTCGTCCTGACCGGGATCTTCGTCGCTCTGCTCGCGTTCGTCGTCTTCTTCGAGAGCAAGCAGCCGACGTCCACCGAGCGCGCAAAGGCGGCGAAGCGCCTCGCGGACTTCAAGGCCGAGGACGTCGTCTCCGTGACGCTCGAGCGGCCGGACCTCCCGAAGGTGGAGCTCGTGCGAAAGGAGAAGGGGCGCTGGACGGTCGCGAACGCCCCGGCGTCCCCGGCGGACGGGTTCGGCGCCGACGCCCTCGTCTCGGACCTGGGCCGGCTCGAGGTCGTCGGCGAGACGCGCACGGCGTTCGACCCGAAGGAGCTGGGCCTCGACGCCCCGAAGGCCAAGGCGACGCTCGTGTTCCTCGACAAGTCGACGAAGGTCTTCTCCTTCGGCGCCCCGATTCCGGGCACCGACGCCGTGGCCGCCGCGGCCGGGCCCGTCTTCGGCGCGGTGAAGCAGGCGCCGCTGGCGGCCCTCACGAAGCCGGTGGACGAGTACCGCAGCAAGCAGCTCTTCGACGTCGCCGTCGGCGACGTCACGCGCGTGAGCGTGACGCGTGGCCCGAACACGGTCGTCGTGGCGCGCAGCGCGAAGGCGGCTTCGGGCGCGCCGGGCGCGTGGCGGCTCGAGAAACCGGTCGCGGACCTCGCCTCCGACTCGTTCGTCGATCGCCTCCTCGGCGACCTCGCGGGCGCACGGGTGCTGGAGTTTCCGTCGCTCGCCGACGCGGACCTCCCGCGCGTGGGCCTCGCTCCGGCCGTCGCGACCGTGGTGCTCGAGAAGGGGGCCGAGAAAGTGGCGACGATCGGCTTCGGCGCCGAGAAGGCCGAGGGGTCGGGCGGAAGGATGTACGCGAAGGTCGGCTCCCTCGCCGTCGTGATCGACGACCGGGTCCGCGAGGACCTCGACAAGGAGCTCTCGGCCTACCGCGAGAGCCGCGTGGCGCCCGTGGACACGTTCACGCTCCGGAAGGTCGCGTTCTCCGCCGACGATCTGCGCGCGGGGGCCGACAGGGTCGACGGGGCGTGGCGATCGGCGGGCAAACCCGTGACGGCGCTCCACGCCGAGGGCCTTGCGGCCGTGCTCGGCCGGGCCGAGGGCCGCGGCTTCGTGCCGGCAAAACCGGGGAAGCCCGCGCCCGAGAAGGCGCTCGCGACGGTCGACCTCGCGGGAGAGGCGGAAGGCACGGCGCGGACCGCGACGTTCTTCGCGGCGCCCGCCGGATCGGCCGCGGGCCTCGTGGCCGTCCATGTGACCGGCCGCCCGGAGCGCATTCTCGTCGAGAAGACCGTGCTCGAGGAGATCCGCCGCGAGGCGGCCGCGCTGAGGGACGAAGCCGAAGGGAAGTCGAAGGAAACGAAGAAGGTGCGGGCGCCAGCGCCCGAGCCGACCGCGGCCCCAGGCGGGCTCGTGCGGCCCCCGCCCGTCCGGTAG
- a CDS encoding pentapeptide repeat-containing protein yields MNPEHLELLQTPEWNEWRAARPSFTPDFTDMRLSGVDLSGKNLSGADLSRSRLDGCNLEGANLMRVHVTGASFNGSKLDRADLSDTDLDYLLLDRVSFVGAIFRNTTLRSATVREAVMKAADFTGAKLDGTDFTATDFSYGRLLYANFRGAGIDRCVFEGCDLTQAVFDGVTYRKGNFDKANLTLAFFRDARLTGTSFKGAKLQRTVFRGSDLSGTDFTGADVSEADFERSVLQASNFTDAVMRKTSAHRADMRNALFVNAQMEETDLTGAFLDKMDLRAPRMKLVNFTGARLIEALGARANLRGSNFTEADLSGADLQEANLEGCILPKAKVARANLRKANLKRGRLSEANAVGANLSGANLFGIEAENADFSASDLRFAQLVGAKLDGAQFKQANIGGADFTEARLGGSSFVGAFGENAKFTGQLHLKFVLAASSLLGSAKKKTEQMEKAKETERLQRLASLEKAADERAKAMGYRREDGGSASKSSASMTMTGTRSSPGTPKKG; encoded by the coding sequence GTGAATCCCGAACACCTCGAGCTGCTGCAGACGCCGGAATGGAACGAGTGGCGTGCCGCACGCCCCTCCTTCACCCCTGATTTCACGGACATGCGCCTCTCCGGAGTCGACCTCTCCGGGAAGAACCTCTCGGGCGCCGACCTGTCGCGATCGCGCCTGGACGGGTGCAATCTCGAGGGCGCCAACCTCATGCGCGTCCACGTGACAGGCGCCTCGTTCAACGGGTCGAAGCTGGACCGCGCCGACCTTTCCGACACGGACCTCGACTACCTTCTTCTCGACCGGGTCTCCTTCGTCGGGGCCATCTTCCGGAACACGACGCTCCGCAGCGCCACCGTCCGCGAGGCCGTCATGAAAGCGGCGGACTTCACGGGCGCCAAGCTCGACGGCACGGACTTCACGGCGACGGATTTCTCCTACGGCCGCCTTCTCTACGCGAACTTCCGCGGCGCCGGCATCGACCGGTGCGTCTTCGAGGGCTGCGACCTCACGCAGGCGGTCTTCGACGGCGTCACGTACCGGAAGGGCAACTTCGACAAGGCGAACCTCACGCTCGCGTTTTTCCGCGACGCGAGGCTCACGGGCACGTCCTTCAAGGGCGCGAAACTCCAGCGGACGGTCTTCCGCGGCTCCGACCTCTCGGGGACCGATTTCACCGGGGCGGACGTCTCCGAGGCCGACTTCGAGCGCTCGGTGCTCCAGGCCTCGAACTTCACCGACGCCGTCATGCGCAAGACGAGCGCCCACCGTGCGGACATGAGGAACGCGTTGTTCGTGAACGCGCAGATGGAGGAGACCGACCTGACGGGCGCCTTCCTCGACAAGATGGACCTCCGCGCCCCGCGGATGAAGCTCGTGAACTTCACGGGAGCGCGGCTCATCGAGGCTCTCGGGGCCCGGGCGAACCTGCGGGGCTCGAACTTCACCGAGGCGGACCTTTCCGGGGCGGACCTCCAGGAAGCGAACCTCGAGGGCTGCATCCTCCCGAAAGCGAAGGTCGCGCGCGCGAACCTCCGGAAGGCGAACCTGAAGAGGGGGCGCCTCTCGGAAGCGAACGCCGTCGGCGCCAACCTGTCGGGCGCGAACCTGTTCGGCATCGAGGCCGAGAACGCCGACTTCTCCGCGAGCGACCTCCGCTTCGCCCAGCTCGTCGGCGCCAAGCTCGACGGCGCCCAGTTCAAGCAGGCCAACATCGGAGGCGCCGACTTCACCGAGGCGCGCCTCGGCGGCTCCTCGTTCGTCGGCGCCTTCGGCGAGAACGCGAAGTTCACGGGCCAGCTCCACCTCAAGTTCGTCCTCGCGGCGAGCTCGCTGCTCGGCTCGGCGAAGAAGAAGACCGAGCAGATGGAGAAAGCCAAGGAAACCGAACGGCTGCAGCGCCTCGCCTCGCTCGAGAAGGCGGCGGACGAACGGGCCAAGGCCATGGGGTACCGCCGCGAAGACGGCGGCAGCGCGTCGAAGTCGTCCGCCAGCATGACGATGACGGGCACGCGGTCGTCGCCCGGCACGCCGAAGAAGGGCTGA